A portion of the Algisphaera agarilytica genome contains these proteins:
- a CDS encoding plasmid mobilization protein, giving the protein MLQLKELLMEKTENRTASYSTRFSPQQRDVIDEAAKLSGCSAAKFIREAAVARATDTVNASEEAGAVLKRLAALVVEQLQNPGVREFWHDGPPEVTNTVKEEWRWDSFAGEDGYVERRYREETLVQAGFRKEDVQPLYLADEDLSQIELALDCAGTEFVGMLLDAWKKPRRNQIAFAPRIRKSNLAGTEEDSDA; this is encoded by the coding sequence ATGTTGCAACTCAAGGAGCTCCTAATGGAAAAGACAGAAAATCGTACAGCCAGTTACAGCACCAGATTTAGCCCCCAGCAGCGTGATGTCATTGATGAAGCTGCGAAACTTTCAGGGTGTTCGGCAGCCAAGTTCATTCGAGAAGCTGCGGTGGCCCGGGCTACCGACACTGTGAACGCCTCCGAGGAAGCTGGAGCTGTTCTCAAGCGCCTGGCAGCATTAGTTGTGGAACAGCTGCAGAATCCGGGAGTTCGTGAGTTCTGGCATGATGGGCCGCCTGAAGTGACGAACACAGTGAAGGAGGAATGGAGGTGGGACAGTTTTGCTGGTGAGGATGGCTACGTGGAGAGGCGGTACCGCGAAGAGACGTTAGTGCAAGCGGGGTTTCGAAAAGAAGACGTCCAGCCTCTTTACCTGGCCGACGAAGACCTTTCGCAGATCGAGCTCGCGCTAGACTGCGCAGGGACTGAGTTTGTCGGCATGCTGTTGGATGCTTGGAAAAAACCGCGAAGAAACCAGATTGCTTTTGCACCTCGGATACGGAAGAGCAACTTGGCGGGGACTGAGGAGGATAGTGATGCCTAG
- a CDS encoding RNA-directed DNA polymerase, whose product MPLLFAEAAKRSIKNIGKYGDTDVFPFSYEKDIFHEKENECAAILEGMFADFDRAISDDPPRFIQALSQVGYTGFRWTTQIDPYWNAYYLALVLSIADEVESARSPITNAQVYSYRYAWNDGDSKIFSDVSWRQYKEHCLQLARDHAVVLVTDIADFYPRISHHRIENLLQRLGINSDTKTQILKLLAIFSNGFSYGLPVGGPASRILAELSLVNIDQHLAVDLNRSYARYADDFTFFCDSDAEAYGTIKFLSDKLKLEGLALQKSKTRILTQAEFIEMSRPFDQSRATSIITDEDKLLNISIRFDPYSPTAEEDYENLRSAINEIDILSILARELNKTVVDTSVTKQALNAVRLLPNNTLQTGALQTILDRNNLSTLSPVLSTVLRVVRSTIPNLSNTQRNQIDILLHDLIDAKLPQLDVDLHLMYFIQCLAFDYTDKKEQFLVSIYNTHSNPLVRRLIILAMAKWKRDYWLTSLRARFSDLTSWERGAVIISSYALTDEGSHWRKNSKWSWNSKELLIRDWFSSRPDTAGITV is encoded by the coding sequence ATGCCATTGCTATTCGCAGAAGCAGCTAAACGTTCAATTAAAAATATAGGGAAATATGGGGATACAGATGTGTTTCCTTTCTCATATGAGAAGGACATTTTTCACGAAAAAGAAAATGAATGTGCTGCAATATTAGAAGGCATGTTTGCAGATTTTGACCGCGCGATTTCCGACGATCCACCCAGATTCATCCAAGCATTATCGCAAGTAGGCTACACAGGATTTCGGTGGACCACTCAAATCGATCCGTACTGGAATGCCTACTATCTCGCGTTAGTGCTATCCATAGCCGATGAAGTTGAATCAGCGCGCTCTCCAATCACCAATGCCCAAGTGTACTCATATAGATACGCCTGGAATGACGGTGACAGTAAAATATTTTCTGATGTTTCTTGGCGGCAATACAAGGAGCACTGCCTCCAACTAGCGCGGGACCATGCGGTTGTACTGGTGACCGATATAGCCGATTTCTACCCTCGAATATCGCACCATAGGATCGAGAACTTACTACAGCGGTTGGGTATCAACAGCGACACAAAAACACAGATACTGAAACTTCTTGCGATATTTTCTAACGGCTTCTCATATGGACTGCCTGTTGGCGGACCAGCATCCCGTATTCTTGCCGAGCTGTCGCTTGTTAACATAGACCAACATCTAGCTGTCGATCTAAATCGAAGTTACGCTCGCTATGCAGATGACTTCACGTTCTTTTGCGATTCTGATGCCGAAGCTTATGGGACAATTAAGTTTTTGTCGGACAAACTAAAGCTGGAAGGCTTGGCGCTACAGAAATCGAAGACGCGAATACTTACACAAGCAGAATTTATCGAGATGTCGCGCCCATTCGATCAGTCTCGCGCCACATCTATCATTACTGACGAAGACAAGCTACTTAACATATCAATTCGGTTTGACCCTTACTCCCCGACCGCGGAAGAAGACTACGAGAATCTACGCTCAGCAATAAACGAAATTGACATTCTTAGCATTCTTGCACGTGAACTCAATAAAACCGTAGTGGATACAAGTGTCACAAAGCAAGCGCTTAACGCAGTACGATTACTGCCTAACAATACGTTGCAAACTGGCGCATTGCAGACAATCCTAGACCGAAACAACTTATCGACGCTAAGCCCAGTCTTATCGACAGTGCTTCGCGTTGTAAGATCAACTATTCCGAACTTATCGAATACTCAGAGAAATCAAATCGACATTCTTCTGCATGATTTAATTGATGCTAAGCTTCCGCAATTAGACGTAGACTTGCATCTAATGTACTTCATACAGTGCTTGGCCTTCGACTATACCGATAAGAAAGAGCAATTCTTAGTTTCGATATATAACACGCATAGCAACCCTTTGGTCCGCCGCCTCATAATTCTTGCGATGGCAAAATGGAAGCGGGATTATTGGCTCACAAGCTTGCGGGCACGCTTCTCAGATTTAACATCTTGGGAACGCGGGGCTGTAATCATTTCGTCTTATGCCTTGACCGATGAGGGCAGCCATTGGAGAAAAAATTCGAAGTGGAGTTGGAATTCCAAAGAATTACTAATACGTGATTGGTTCAGCAGTCGTCCGGACACGGCAGGCATAACAGTATGA
- a CDS encoding tyrosine-type recombinase/integrase, with protein MASLKKRNGIYYAQLYIGGRQVRRTLKTDSLQIAKAKLREIENTQAQGNGNPLPTRTPIGKVVEQYVEHIRTVKTAKSAQTDVYYLREAFGECCEAVRITSRNPSAKTRKRPVKEGGDRRRRARIIEANHFEAITTADIQQFIDSHVRSRGLAPKTANRYREIVCRLFNWSMDQGIIRMPGNINPATKVERHREHAPQIRYLSLTQIDEQLDALRFKPQMQKMVATLIYAGLRREELLWLTLDDVDLSRRHGGHGLIRLRAKTIDGRFWEPKTKVNRVVPISRALRSFLDRYSPPATHSPKTSDSFRGWFFPSPMGCWWDGDGFSRDLRRVNKDLSLQWGCLDYRHTFGSQLAQNGVSLFKVSSLMGNSPEICRRHYASLAPETMLSEIEFPGLSPKNLHPQTEMSNAIAIRRSS; from the coding sequence ATGGCATCGCTCAAGAAACGCAACGGCATCTACTACGCTCAGCTCTACATCGGTGGCCGACAAGTCCGCCGCACCCTGAAAACCGACTCGCTCCAGATCGCAAAAGCCAAGCTACGCGAGATCGAGAACACCCAAGCCCAGGGCAACGGCAACCCCCTGCCGACCCGCACGCCCATCGGTAAGGTGGTCGAGCAATATGTCGAGCACATCCGCACCGTTAAGACCGCCAAGTCAGCCCAGACCGACGTCTACTACTTAAGAGAAGCATTCGGGGAATGCTGCGAGGCGGTACGCATCACCAGTCGCAACCCGTCGGCCAAGACCCGCAAACGCCCCGTCAAGGAAGGTGGCGATCGACGGCGGCGGGCCCGCATCATCGAGGCGAACCACTTCGAGGCCATCACCACCGCCGACATCCAGCAGTTCATCGACAGCCACGTCCGTAGCCGTGGGCTCGCCCCGAAGACGGCCAACCGCTACCGGGAGATCGTCTGCCGCCTGTTCAACTGGTCGATGGATCAAGGCATCATCCGGATGCCGGGCAACATCAACCCCGCCACCAAGGTCGAACGACACCGGGAGCACGCCCCGCAAATCCGCTACCTCAGCCTTACCCAGATCGACGAACAGCTCGATGCTCTGCGCTTCAAACCCCAGATGCAGAAGATGGTTGCGACCCTCATCTACGCAGGATTACGGCGTGAAGAGCTGCTTTGGCTTACACTAGACGATGTAGACCTTTCCAGAAGACATGGGGGGCACGGCTTGATCCGGCTACGAGCAAAAACCATCGACGGACGATTCTGGGAGCCCAAGACGAAAGTCAATCGGGTGGTGCCGATCAGCCGCGCGTTGCGATCCTTCCTCGACCGCTACTCACCACCCGCAACCCACTCACCCAAGACCTCCGACAGCTTCCGGGGGTGGTTTTTCCCATCACCGATGGGGTGCTGGTGGGATGGGGATGGGTTTTCGCGGGACTTGCGGCGAGTGAACAAAGATCTAAGCCTTCAATGGGGTTGTTTGGATTACCGGCATACTTTCGGCAGCCAGCTTGCCCAAAACGGTGTAAGCCTGTTCAAAGTGAGTTCGCTTATGGGTAATTCGCCCGAGATATGTCGCCGACATTATGCAAGTCTTGCGCCCGAAACGATGCTGAGCGAAATTGAATTTCCAGGCTTATCACCTAAGAACCTCCACCCCCAAACAGAGATGAGCAATGCCATTGCTATTCGCAGAAGCAGCTAA
- the groL gene encoding chaperonin GroEL (60 kDa chaperone family; promotes refolding of misfolded polypeptides especially under stressful conditions; forms two stacked rings of heptamers to form a barrel-shaped 14mer; ends can be capped by GroES; misfolded proteins enter the barrel where they are refolded when GroES binds), with amino-acid sequence MAVKDLTFESEARASLLAGVEKLAAAVKSTLGPRGRNAVIDKSWGGPTVTKDGVTVAEEIDLVDKAENMGAQLVKEAASQTSDKAGDGTTTSTVLAEALFKEGLRQVTAGVDANALVRGMKKAVLAATEEIQKQAKPIKGKGDITNVATISANNDPEIGKIMADAMEKVGQDGVITVEEGKALDTYVDVVEGMQFDRGYLSPNFITNPDDMLVELDKALILVYEDKISSIQKLVPLLEKVQGAKKPLFIIAEDIEGEALSTLVINKLRGVLNVCAVKAPGYGDRRKAMLGDIAALTGAEPIMKDLGVDLDTVELSQLGMAKKITVDADNTTVIEGAGKSSDIQGRIAQIRNEIATTTSDYDREKLQERLAKLAGGVAQINVGAASEAELKEKKARVEDALHATRAAVEEGIVPGGGISFIRALKALDKVETVGEESAGVDTVRKALTVPLFTIAENAGERGSVVVAKVASQKGSNGFDALKLDYVDLVEAGVITPAKVDRTALENAMSVATLLLTCDCVVSEAPVEEAAGAGGDHHDMGGMGGMGGGMPGMGGMGGMGGMPGMM; translated from the coding sequence ATGGCCGTGAAGGACCTGACGTTTGAATCTGAAGCACGGGCAAGCCTGCTCGCGGGAGTTGAGAAGCTCGCCGCGGCGGTGAAGAGCACCCTCGGCCCCCGCGGCCGGAACGCGGTGATCGACAAGAGCTGGGGCGGCCCGACCGTCACCAAGGACGGCGTGACCGTCGCCGAGGAGATCGACCTGGTCGACAAAGCCGAGAACATGGGCGCTCAGCTCGTGAAGGAAGCCGCCAGCCAGACCTCGGACAAGGCCGGCGACGGCACCACGACCTCGACCGTGCTCGCCGAGGCCCTCTTTAAGGAAGGCCTGCGTCAGGTCACCGCTGGCGTGGACGCCAACGCCCTGGTCCGCGGCATGAAGAAGGCTGTGCTCGCCGCCACCGAAGAAATCCAGAAACAAGCCAAGCCCATCAAGGGCAAGGGTGACATCACCAACGTCGCCACCATCTCGGCCAACAACGACCCCGAAATCGGCAAGATCATGGCCGACGCCATGGAGAAGGTCGGCCAGGACGGCGTCATCACCGTCGAAGAAGGCAAAGCCCTGGACACCTACGTTGACGTCGTCGAAGGCATGCAGTTTGACCGCGGCTACCTCTCGCCGAACTTCATCACCAACCCCGATGACATGCTCGTCGAGCTCGATAAGGCTCTGATCCTGGTCTACGAAGACAAGATCAGCAGCATCCAGAAGCTCGTGCCCCTGCTGGAAAAAGTTCAGGGCGCGAAGAAGCCGCTTTTCATCATCGCTGAAGACATCGAAGGCGAAGCCCTCTCGACCCTGGTCATCAACAAGCTGCGTGGCGTCCTGAACGTCTGTGCGGTGAAGGCCCCCGGCTACGGCGATCGCCGCAAGGCCATGCTCGGCGACATCGCCGCGCTGACCGGCGCCGAGCCCATCATGAAGGACCTGGGCGTTGATCTCGACACCGTTGAGCTCTCGCAGCTCGGCATGGCCAAGAAGATCACAGTTGACGCCGACAACACCACCGTCATCGAAGGTGCGGGCAAGTCTTCGGACATCCAGGGCCGTATCGCCCAGATTCGCAACGAGATCGCCACCACCACCTCCGACTACGACCGCGAGAAGCTGCAAGAGCGTCTCGCCAAGCTGGCCGGCGGCGTCGCCCAGATCAATGTGGGTGCTGCTTCGGAAGCCGAACTGAAAGAAAAGAAAGCCCGCGTCGAAGACGCCCTCCACGCGACCCGCGCTGCGGTCGAAGAAGGCATCGTCCCCGGCGGCGGCATCAGCTTCATCCGTGCCCTCAAGGCCCTGGACAAGGTCGAAACCGTTGGCGAAGAATCGGCCGGCGTCGATACCGTCCGCAAGGCCCTGACCGTGCCGCTGTTCACCATCGCCGAGAACGCCGGTGAGCGTGGCAGCGTGGTCGTCGCCAAGGTTGCTTCCCAGAAGGGCAGCAACGGCTTCGACGCCCTGAAGCTGGACTACGTCGACCTCGTTGAGGCTGGTGTCATCACCCCCGCCAAGGTCGACCGCACCGCGTTGGAAAACGCGATGAGCGTGGCCACCCTGCTGCTGACCTGTGACTGCGTGGTCTCCGAGGCCCCGGTTGAAGAAGCCGCCGGTGCCGGTGGCGACCACCACGACATGGGTGGTATGGGCGGCATGGGCGGCGGCATGCCCGGCATGGGCGGAATGGGTGGCATGGGCGGTATGCCCGGCATGATGTAA
- the groES gene encoding co-chaperone GroES has protein sequence MATATKTSIKPLDDRVLVKPTEAEEKTASGIYLPEGAKEKPQTGKIVAAGPGKLNDDGSRNKLTVKKGDTVLYGKYAGTEIDVDGVTHMIMRESELLGVMEK, from the coding sequence ATGGCCACCGCCACCAAAACCAGCATCAAACCGCTCGACGACCGTGTCCTCGTGAAGCCCACCGAGGCCGAGGAAAAAACCGCTTCGGGCATCTACCTGCCCGAAGGCGCCAAGGAAAAGCCCCAAACCGGCAAGATCGTCGCCGCGGGCCCCGGCAAGCTCAACGATGACGGCAGCCGCAACAAGCTCACCGTCAAGAAGGGCGACACCGTCCTCTACGGCAAATATGCCGGCACCGAGATCGATGTCGACGGCGTCACCCACATGATCATGCGTGAGTCCGAGTTGCTCGGCGTCATGGAGAAGTAA